In Paralcaligenes sp. KSB-10, the following are encoded in one genomic region:
- a CDS encoding acetate--CoA ligase family protein, with protein MTLPDLDSFLSPCSIAVVGASSIASKIGAVPVRYLVEQGYLGEIYPINSRADEIEGRRAFASLRAVGRPIDLAIFAIPASSAEAALDDAIGAGVGNIVMFSAGFAEMGKKGEAAQREFADRARAAGIRVLGPNCLGFMNVARSVYATFSPVVSTGLAKPGKVGIVSQSGAFGAYAYAMARQRDVGLSMWVTTGNESDIGVADCIAWMARDPATQVIMAYLEGCRDGDKLRQALDLARAVGKPVVVVKVGRTALGAMTAASHTAALAGDDAAYEALFRQHGAWRARTIEEFFDIAHCLAVSGLPTNTRVGLLTVSGGVGAMMADDAAEAGLDVATLPPAAQDLIRARVPLAATNNPVDVTGQVTAEPGLLEAAARVMLGDAGHGSLLIFLAAFGSTRAMQHIQQKLAEDLRRDFPGRLVMFSTLADATQQRALEALGCLCFPDPARAIRVLAAMGFFHMQFQRPASVPSPARAAVALRPGPYNEADAMELLRDFGIPTVPIRHAQSRDDAITHACAIGFPVAMKVLSANIMHKSDVGGVALNIRDVGEAGAAHDRIMAAVGAAQPAAHVEGVLVAPMIRGGIECILGVRRDPVLGPVVMLGTGGVNVELLGDVAFRLAPVDHRQAREMIGELKTAPLFSGFRGAPPADVAALADAIVQVSHFALSAGSALDSVELNPFVVLPEGQGALALDAVLQTCALPPVSSATRLTVIATLPLFEMARMRASNTPRKHAIQGFAGDSPASRMRWVNQFTHTRRLRSPHDREVVTPNNDTLFTNAWLDLSAGPLVIDVPEMGQRYWVLGFLDAWTNPWAYAGRRTTGGDAQRLFVHGPGWTGDVPAGMHRISAPSDDVWIIGRILVDANPADLAKVHALQDRFAIRRLDAASALSRIDSLLEDHGTGVPDAHEYLRVLESMLARNPSPVPLPEWPPALEELQNALTNVYTELREVAQPSKLGGGWTTAVAVRTSFGDDIVTRARVARNWIGTLGIDEAMYIMAEVDAEGDALTGARRYVLRFPPGAGPQVGAFWSITLYRRSDCLLVANPIGRHSIGDRTHGLQHDADGSLGISIQADDPGPGKNWLPSPAGEGFYLTLRLYQPQREHLEGTFNYPPLRRVG; from the coding sequence ATGACCTTGCCAGATCTCGACTCTTTTTTGTCACCCTGTTCCATCGCCGTCGTCGGCGCTTCGTCCATTGCCAGCAAGATCGGCGCCGTGCCTGTGCGATACCTGGTTGAACAGGGCTACCTCGGCGAGATATATCCGATCAATTCCCGGGCCGATGAAATCGAGGGCCGGCGCGCCTTCGCTTCGTTGCGAGCGGTGGGCCGGCCGATCGATCTGGCAATTTTCGCGATCCCTGCCTCCAGCGCCGAGGCCGCGCTGGATGATGCGATCGGGGCAGGTGTGGGGAACATTGTCATGTTCTCTGCCGGATTCGCGGAAATGGGAAAGAAGGGCGAGGCCGCGCAACGCGAGTTTGCGGACCGTGCGCGCGCAGCCGGCATCCGGGTGCTGGGGCCGAACTGCCTGGGCTTCATGAACGTCGCCCGGTCGGTTTATGCAACGTTCTCTCCAGTGGTATCGACGGGGCTGGCCAAGCCCGGCAAAGTCGGCATTGTCAGCCAGAGCGGGGCGTTCGGAGCTTATGCATACGCCATGGCACGCCAACGCGATGTCGGCCTCTCCATGTGGGTGACTACCGGCAACGAGTCGGACATTGGGGTGGCCGATTGCATCGCGTGGATGGCGCGCGATCCGGCTACGCAGGTCATCATGGCCTACCTGGAGGGATGTCGGGACGGCGATAAGCTGAGGCAGGCCCTGGACTTGGCGCGTGCCGTGGGTAAACCCGTGGTGGTTGTGAAGGTGGGCCGGACCGCGCTCGGCGCCATGACAGCCGCTTCGCATACCGCGGCATTGGCGGGCGACGACGCAGCCTACGAGGCGCTCTTTCGTCAGCATGGGGCCTGGCGGGCGCGCACGATAGAAGAGTTTTTCGATATAGCCCATTGCCTGGCCGTTTCCGGCTTACCGACCAATACGCGGGTCGGCCTGCTGACCGTCTCTGGCGGGGTCGGGGCCATGATGGCGGACGATGCGGCCGAGGCGGGGCTCGACGTCGCCACGCTGCCACCCGCCGCGCAAGATCTCATCCGAGCCCGCGTGCCGCTTGCCGCCACCAACAACCCCGTTGACGTAACAGGCCAGGTAACGGCCGAACCCGGCCTGCTCGAAGCGGCTGCCCGCGTGATGCTGGGCGATGCCGGCCATGGCAGTCTGCTCATTTTCCTTGCCGCGTTTGGCAGCACACGCGCCATGCAGCACATTCAGCAAAAGTTGGCGGAGGACTTGCGGCGCGATTTTCCGGGGCGATTGGTGATGTTCAGCACGCTGGCCGACGCCACACAGCAGCGAGCGCTCGAGGCATTGGGATGCCTGTGCTTTCCTGACCCGGCCCGGGCGATCCGTGTCCTGGCTGCCATGGGTTTCTTCCACATGCAATTTCAACGGCCAGCGTCGGTGCCGAGTCCGGCCCGAGCGGCTGTTGCCCTGCGTCCCGGCCCGTATAACGAGGCCGATGCGATGGAACTGCTGCGTGATTTTGGAATACCCACCGTACCCATCCGTCACGCACAGTCCCGGGACGATGCGATTACCCATGCGTGCGCGATCGGCTTTCCGGTAGCGATGAAGGTGCTCTCTGCCAATATCATGCACAAGAGCGATGTTGGCGGCGTTGCCCTGAATATCCGCGATGTGGGCGAGGCCGGTGCCGCCCATGATCGAATCATGGCTGCGGTAGGCGCGGCGCAGCCCGCCGCGCATGTGGAGGGTGTGCTGGTTGCGCCTATGATTCGAGGCGGCATAGAGTGCATTCTCGGCGTGCGCCGGGACCCGGTCTTGGGCCCTGTAGTGATGCTCGGCACGGGTGGCGTGAATGTCGAGTTGCTGGGCGATGTGGCTTTCCGTCTCGCGCCGGTGGACCATCGGCAGGCGCGCGAAATGATCGGGGAGCTGAAGACGGCCCCGCTATTTTCCGGCTTTCGCGGAGCACCGCCCGCGGATGTGGCAGCTCTGGCCGATGCCATCGTGCAGGTCTCACATTTTGCGCTCTCGGCCGGCAGTGCGCTGGACTCGGTGGAACTCAACCCATTTGTTGTGCTGCCCGAGGGCCAGGGTGCGCTCGCCCTGGATGCGGTTCTGCAGACTTGTGCCTTGCCGCCCGTGTCTTCAGCCACCCGGCTAACGGTGATTGCCACCTTGCCGCTTTTCGAGATGGCGCGCATGCGTGCCTCGAACACTCCCCGCAAGCATGCCATTCAGGGCTTTGCCGGCGACAGCCCCGCATCAAGAATGCGCTGGGTGAACCAGTTCACGCATACTCGGCGATTGCGAAGCCCGCACGACAGGGAAGTCGTCACGCCGAACAATGACACGCTCTTCACGAACGCCTGGCTTGATCTTTCGGCGGGTCCGCTGGTCATCGATGTGCCGGAGATGGGTCAGCGATACTGGGTGCTTGGCTTTCTTGATGCCTGGACAAATCCATGGGCCTATGCCGGACGGCGGACCACCGGGGGCGATGCGCAACGTCTGTTTGTCCATGGGCCGGGCTGGACTGGGGATGTACCGGCCGGGATGCACCGCATAAGCGCTCCGAGCGACGATGTGTGGATCATTGGCCGCATCCTGGTGGACGCAAACCCCGCGGACCTTGCCAAAGTCCATGCTCTGCAGGATCGCTTTGCAATTCGCCGGCTCGATGCCGCCTCGGCGTTGTCGCGCATCGACAGCTTGCTTGAAGACCACGGCACCGGTGTGCCGGATGCTCATGAATACCTGCGTGTGCTGGAATCGATGCTGGCCCGCAATCCGTCGCCCGTTCCGCTGCCGGAATGGCCGCCGGCATTGGAGGAACTCCAAAACGCTTTGACCAATGTTTACACAGAACTGCGTGAGGTCGCGCAGCCTTCGAAGTTGGGTGGAGGCTGGACGACCGCCGTCGCCGTGCGAACCAGTTTCGGAGACGATATCGTGACGCGGGCGCGCGTGGCGCGCAACTGGATCGGAACACTGGGCATCGACGAGGCGATGTACATCATGGCTGAGGTGGATGCGGAAGGCGATGCACTCACCGGCGCGCGGCGCTATGTGCTGCGCTTTCCGCCTGGCGCCGGGCCGCAGGTGGGGGCATTTTGGTCGATTACCCTTTATCGCCGCAGCGATTGCCTGCTCGTGGCCAATCCTATCGGCCGGCACTCTATCGGCGACAGGACGCACGGTTTGCAGCACGATGCGGATGGCAGCCTGGGCATCTCGATCCAGGCTGACGATCCGGGGCCGGGAAAAAATTGGCTTCCTTCGCCAGCCGGAGAAGGGTTCTACCTGACCTTGCGGCTTTACCAGCCACAACGCGAGCACCTTGAAGGCACTTTCAATTATCCCCCGTTGCGGCGGGTGGGATGA
- a CDS encoding SDR family NAD(P)-dependent oxidoreductase, translated as MSKRLKGRVAIVTGAGGGLGRTHALELARHGARVLVNDLGGSAQAVADEVCEAGGEAIAYVGNVTRYDEMEAMAAQAISKFGRIDILVNNAGILRDRTFSKMTLDEFRLVLDVHVMGSVNATKAVWPRMQSQNYGRIVMTSSSSGLYGNFGQSNYGAAKMALVGLMQTLSLEGARHNVRVNCLAPSAVTAMTAGLLSPEAAAVLTPERVSPGLIALVGDDAPTRMILLAGGGSFECAHVTMTRGIHIGDTDSPAEALSDRMAQVQAQADQFIPASGWDQSQHEVAKALAKSV; from the coding sequence ATGTCAAAGCGATTGAAGGGCAGGGTGGCTATCGTGACCGGCGCCGGCGGCGGACTCGGGCGTACTCACGCATTGGAGCTCGCACGCCATGGTGCGCGAGTGCTTGTCAATGACTTGGGCGGCTCGGCGCAGGCCGTGGCCGACGAGGTATGCGAGGCGGGCGGTGAAGCCATCGCGTATGTTGGCAACGTGACGCGGTATGACGAGATGGAGGCCATGGCCGCCCAGGCTATCTCGAAATTCGGGCGTATCGACATTCTGGTGAACAATGCGGGCATACTCCGCGACCGGACGTTCTCCAAAATGACGCTCGATGAGTTTCGCCTGGTGTTGGACGTGCATGTCATGGGATCGGTGAATGCCACCAAGGCGGTCTGGCCCCGGATGCAGTCGCAAAACTATGGGCGCATCGTGATGACAAGCTCATCATCGGGCCTGTATGGAAACTTTGGGCAGTCGAACTACGGCGCCGCCAAGATGGCCTTGGTCGGCCTGATGCAGACTTTGTCGCTGGAAGGGGCCAGGCACAATGTGCGTGTGAATTGCCTGGCGCCGAGTGCTGTGACTGCGATGACTGCAGGCTTGCTGTCGCCGGAAGCGGCGGCGGTACTGACCCCGGAACGAGTCAGCCCGGGCTTGATCGCGTTGGTGGGCGATGATGCGCCCACGCGAATGATTCTTTTGGCCGGCGGTGGAAGTTTTGAATGTGCCCACGTCACGATGACACGCGGGATTCATATTGGCGACACGGACAGTCCCGCAGAGGCGCTGTCCGACCGAATGGCTCAAGTCCAGGCGCAAGCCGATCAGTTCATTCCGGCTTCAGGATGGGACCAGTCGCAACATGAGGTGGCGAAGGCTTTGGCCAAATCCGTCTGA
- a CDS encoding amidase, whose product MSADIKTSLPSAVSLCEATEQLQRDGSAHALASACLTSVEASMTGFNGFVRTRREQTLEQAAQLDQKKHGGAQCGALHGVPLAHKDMFFHEGELAECGSRILGGFRPDHTATVIQRLANAGAVDLGALHMAEFAMSPTGFNAHLGHGQNPWSRDHVTGGSSSGSGAAVAARLVFGALGSDTGGSVRIPAAACGVTGIKPTQHAVSTYGVMPLSPSLDCVGFLAQTAQDCARLLSAVSGPDANDPACLATRQRDYEAGLDRPLTRADVIMVPQFPADAPLTDEMRALVEQAANDLASAGATLRRVALPDLSEAGALATLVLGVEAASIHGEWLASRSDAYGTQVRRRIQRGLLYPATRYVDALRLRRQYQARFLANYLGDGHALLLPTLPCAVPTIKETTTGSESDIEARFGNFSYWTRGINYLGLPALALPAGFTTNGLPNGIQLVGRPFAEGSLLRLGHQFQQRTHWHRQHPHI is encoded by the coding sequence ATGAGTGCTGACATCAAAACATCGCTGCCCAGTGCGGTATCGCTCTGCGAGGCGACCGAGCAACTCCAGCGCGATGGTTCGGCGCACGCGCTTGCAAGCGCCTGTTTGACAAGCGTCGAAGCGTCCATGACTGGCTTCAACGGCTTCGTTCGCACGAGACGCGAACAGACTTTGGAGCAGGCAGCCCAACTCGATCAAAAGAAACATGGCGGCGCCCAGTGCGGCGCCCTTCATGGCGTGCCGCTGGCCCACAAGGACATGTTCTTCCATGAAGGCGAGCTGGCCGAATGCGGCAGCCGGATCCTCGGCGGATTCCGCCCCGACCATACCGCCACAGTGATCCAGCGTCTGGCGAACGCCGGAGCCGTGGACCTCGGCGCCTTGCACATGGCGGAGTTCGCCATGAGCCCAACGGGGTTCAACGCGCATCTGGGTCATGGGCAGAATCCGTGGTCCCGGGACCACGTGACTGGCGGTTCTTCCAGCGGCAGCGGTGCCGCGGTGGCCGCGCGCCTTGTGTTTGGCGCGTTGGGCTCGGATACCGGCGGTTCGGTGCGAATTCCAGCGGCGGCCTGCGGCGTCACGGGTATCAAGCCCACTCAGCACGCCGTATCGACGTACGGCGTCATGCCCTTGTCGCCAAGCCTGGACTGCGTTGGCTTTCTTGCACAGACCGCGCAAGACTGCGCCCGCCTGCTCAGTGCGGTGTCCGGCCCGGATGCCAACGACCCGGCTTGCCTGGCCACTCGGCAGCGCGATTATGAAGCCGGACTCGATCGGCCCCTGACTCGGGCCGACGTAATCATGGTGCCGCAGTTTCCCGCCGATGCACCGCTGACCGATGAGATGCGGGCTTTGGTGGAACAGGCGGCAAACGATCTTGCCAGCGCCGGGGCAACCCTGCGGCGCGTGGCCTTGCCGGATCTTTCCGAAGCCGGCGCGCTGGCAACGCTGGTGCTCGGCGTCGAAGCGGCATCGATCCACGGCGAATGGCTGGCCAGTCGTTCCGACGCTTATGGCACCCAGGTGCGACGCCGCATCCAGCGCGGCTTGTTGTACCCGGCGACACGATATGTCGATGCCTTACGCCTGCGCAGACAGTATCAGGCACGCTTCCTGGCCAACTACCTGGGTGACGGGCACGCCCTGCTATTGCCGACGCTGCCCTGTGCTGTGCCCACTATCAAGGAAACCACGACCGGCAGCGAAAGCGACATCGAGGCGCGCTTCGGCAATTTTTCCTATTGGACGCGCGGCATCAACTACCTTGGACTGCCGGCACTGGCATTGCCCGCCGGCTTCACCACGAACGGGCTGCCGAACGGCATTCAGCTTGTGGGCAGGCCGTTCGCCGAGGGATCTCTGCTGCGCCTGGGGCATCAGTTTCAACAGAGGACTCACTGGCATCGCCAGCATCCTCACATATAA
- a CDS encoding ABC transporter ATP-binding protein: MLTSALEANPSNSSAVLPGEVMLALKGVVAGYGGFDILHGVDLEVRRGEIVAIVGPNGSGKSTVFKAIYGLINVRLGEVLFEHQNVTSMAPQDLLRAGIAMVPQLSTIFPSMSVYENLELGMYLVRDKALVKKRINEILDLFPRLAERRTQYAGTLSGGERRALEIGRSLMLNPRMILMDEPSVGLSPILTRNMFEQLRELRAAAGITFLLIEQNARSALELADRGYVIQRGLVSHTGTGPALLGDDEVRRSFLGG, from the coding sequence TTGCTTACCTCGGCGCTTGAAGCGAACCCTTCCAACAGTTCCGCAGTGCTTCCGGGCGAAGTCATGCTCGCCCTCAAGGGTGTCGTCGCCGGCTATGGAGGCTTCGACATTCTGCATGGAGTCGACCTCGAGGTCCGCCGCGGCGAAATTGTCGCCATCGTGGGGCCAAACGGCTCCGGCAAGTCGACGGTATTCAAGGCGATTTACGGCCTGATCAATGTACGCCTCGGCGAAGTATTGTTTGAACACCAGAACGTCACATCGATGGCGCCGCAGGATTTGCTGCGAGCCGGAATAGCTATGGTCCCCCAGCTTTCGACGATTTTCCCATCGATGAGCGTCTACGAGAACCTCGAACTCGGCATGTATCTCGTCCGGGATAAAGCGCTGGTGAAAAAACGGATCAACGAAATACTGGACTTGTTCCCTCGATTGGCGGAGCGGCGGACTCAATACGCAGGGACGCTTTCCGGCGGCGAGCGGCGAGCGCTGGAAATCGGCCGCTCGCTCATGCTCAACCCACGCATGATTCTCATGGACGAGCCGTCCGTCGGCTTGTCCCCGATTCTGACCAGGAATATGTTCGAACAGTTGCGCGAGCTCAGGGCGGCAGCCGGCATCACCTTCCTGCTGATCGAGCAGAATGCCCGTTCGGCACTGGAACTGGCAGACAGAGGCTACGTAATCCAGCGGGGGCTGGTCAGCCATACCGGTACTGGGCCGGCGCTTCTGGGCGATGATGAGGTGCGCCGTTCTTTCCTGGGTGGGTAA
- a CDS encoding ABC transporter ATP-binding protein, with the protein MTNRNLSGEAGAKNNNASLLSAQGITKSFGGIRAVHGVDFDVAVGEIVGLVGPNGSGKSTLLGCLSRDIPMDAGRIIFNGADVTKLRAMQVARNGIGRTFQNVRIFPELSVWENALMGRQWKGVGLRGMLCPADTATRQRAADLIELMGFPQLIHEYAGNLSGGQMRLLELVMAMMSRPRLVMLDEATSGVNPTLIESLKHYVKVLNQEESVAFIVVEHNIGFIFSIADRIVVLNEGQLLADGSPEEIQHNQEVIVAYLGA; encoded by the coding sequence ATGACTAATCGAAACTTATCCGGCGAGGCGGGAGCGAAAAACAACAACGCGTCCTTGCTCTCGGCACAAGGCATCACAAAGAGTTTCGGCGGGATCCGCGCTGTGCACGGAGTGGACTTTGACGTTGCCGTCGGCGAGATCGTTGGCCTGGTCGGTCCCAATGGCTCGGGCAAGTCGACCCTTCTGGGCTGCCTTTCGCGCGACATTCCGATGGACGCGGGGAGGATCATCTTCAATGGCGCCGACGTCACAAAGCTGCGAGCCATGCAAGTCGCCCGAAACGGCATAGGCCGGACCTTTCAGAACGTCAGGATCTTTCCCGAACTCTCCGTTTGGGAAAACGCCCTGATGGGCCGGCAATGGAAAGGGGTCGGTTTGCGCGGCATGCTGTGCCCCGCCGATACCGCTACCCGCCAGCGCGCGGCCGACCTCATCGAACTCATGGGTTTTCCCCAGTTGATTCACGAGTACGCCGGCAATCTTTCAGGGGGCCAGATGCGGCTTCTGGAACTCGTGATGGCCATGATGTCCAGGCCGCGCCTGGTCATGCTGGACGAGGCCACATCGGGGGTAAATCCCACGCTGATCGAGTCCCTGAAACATTACGTCAAGGTCCTGAACCAGGAAGAGAGCGTTGCCTTCATCGTGGTCGAACACAATATCGGGTTCATCTTCTCGATCGCGGATCGAATCGTGGTGCTCAACGAGGGGCAACTCCTGGCCGACGGGTCACCGGAAGAGATTCAACATAATCAGGAGGTCATCGTTGCTTACCTCGGCGCTTGA